One stretch of Thermococcus sp. 21S9 DNA includes these proteins:
- a CDS encoding transcriptional regulator, whose product MKVNAFEVASRYVYPSLRRRLVEHLRERGLKQTEIAELLHVTQSAVSRYLNMDRGALVDVSKFREIDEDLKNLADEIVEFRPSEYDIHMRLIGIALKMLGKGYVCSFHARIDPEVNPAECRVCIELFG is encoded by the coding sequence ATGAAGGTCAACGCCTTCGAGGTCGCATCCCGCTACGTTTACCCCTCCCTCAGGAGACGCCTCGTGGAGCACCTCCGGGAGAGGGGATTGAAGCAGACCGAGATAGCGGAGCTTCTTCACGTCACCCAGTCGGCGGTTTCGCGCTACCTCAACATGGACAGGGGTGCTCTCGTAGACGTTTCAAAGTTCAGGGAGATTGACGAGGACCTCAAGAACCTCGCGGACGAGATAGTTGAATTCCGGCCGAGCGAGTACGACATTCACATGAGGCTCATCGGCATAGCCCTCAAGATGCTCGGCAAGGGTTACGTCTGCTCCTTCCACGCCAGGATAGACCCCGAGGTGAACCCCGCCGAGTGCAGGGTCTGCATAGAGCTATTCGGCTGA
- a CDS encoding Xaa-Pro peptidase family protein: MRGDERIFKKRVERFQGLLREKEIDGAVIRTLSSFIYFTGTKWLRPSLFIPAEGEPVVFVVKGEAKLFKERSWVENVVEYQRVEDLMAGVVSWVHRNGMERVGLEFGVERDAYLIFLKLFQRLNPTVEVVDVLDLTMSLRMIKDEWELDNIRKAGEIARKGMKVAEEVIKPGVSELEIAAEVMRELMLSGSEEPKVYVSTTPRAHAEPFRDLKVPENGVVTVVIGTDWNHYYANTARTFIVGEPGERVKKAIEVKRDAYELALQETRVGVSLNAVEKKLFTFFRERGFEGSYIAGYTHGVGLLIEELPMPTIVVPTRAEKVRENMVLSVIHSPLMIPEGAIKHEDTYIVKKDGLEKVT, translated from the coding sequence ATGCGCGGGGATGAGAGAATCTTTAAAAAACGGGTTGAGCGCTTTCAGGGGCTTTTGAGGGAGAAAGAGATAGACGGTGCCGTCATCAGGACGCTGTCCAGCTTCATATACTTCACAGGAACCAAGTGGCTCAGGCCGAGCCTGTTCATACCCGCTGAGGGAGAGCCGGTCGTTTTTGTCGTTAAGGGAGAGGCAAAGCTGTTCAAGGAGAGGAGCTGGGTTGAGAACGTTGTGGAATACCAGCGCGTTGAAGACCTCATGGCCGGTGTCGTCAGCTGGGTTCACAGGAACGGCATGGAGAGGGTCGGCCTCGAGTTCGGGGTCGAGAGGGACGCGTATCTCATCTTCCTCAAGCTCTTCCAGAGGCTCAACCCAACGGTGGAAGTTGTCGATGTGCTCGACCTCACGATGAGCCTGAGGATGATAAAGGACGAGTGGGAGCTTGACAACATCAGGAAGGCGGGGGAGATAGCACGGAAGGGAATGAAGGTGGCCGAGGAAGTCATAAAGCCCGGTGTCAGTGAGCTGGAGATAGCGGCGGAGGTAATGAGGGAGCTCATGCTCAGCGGAAGCGAGGAGCCCAAGGTGTACGTCTCAACGACTCCAAGGGCCCACGCCGAGCCTTTCCGCGACCTGAAGGTTCCCGAGAACGGAGTCGTTACCGTCGTTATCGGAACCGACTGGAACCACTACTACGCCAACACCGCGAGGACTTTCATCGTTGGTGAACCCGGCGAGAGAGTTAAGAAGGCGATAGAAGTCAAGAGAGATGCCTACGAACTCGCCCTGCAGGAAACGAGGGTTGGGGTTTCGCTGAACGCCGTTGAGAAGAAGCTGTTTACCTTTTTCCGGGAGAGGGGCTTTGAGGGCTCTTACATAGCCGGTTACACCCACGGCGTTGGCCTGCTCATCGAGGAACTCCCCATGCCGACGATAGTCGTGCCCACGAGGGCCGAAAAGGTCCGCGAGAACATGGTTCTGAGCGTTATCCACTCCCCGCTCATGATTCCGGAGGGAGCAATAAAGCACGAGGACACCTACATCGTCAAAAAGGATGGGTTGGAGAAGGTGACCTAA
- a CDS encoding cytochrome c biogenesis protein CcdA produces MKSEIKALAIILLASFGLSAVVLYLLGIPGFIPKFYALAMSDSINPCTFVIYTMLLIAISVREVSRRRLYIIGSAFILAVYVSYYLLGVGLLFLGQYIPLWLAGIFAIGFGVYTIVTGIMERSRIGDKGKIRKKIFSADATFAGSFALGVIVSTTLLPCSAGSYLVYATIIAHGSRALAFFLLALYNVIFVLPLVVILLAMGSVSESKRFSQAMVRHSMELSVIAGFLLIAIGVWVLSGGS; encoded by the coding sequence ATGAAGAGCGAAATCAAGGCCCTCGCGATAATCCTGCTGGCTTCCTTCGGCTTGAGCGCCGTCGTTCTCTACCTCCTGGGCATTCCGGGCTTTATCCCCAAGTTCTACGCCCTGGCGATGAGCGACTCAATAAACCCCTGCACCTTCGTGATTTACACCATGCTCCTCATCGCGATATCAGTGAGGGAAGTGTCGCGGAGAAGGCTTTACATAATCGGTTCGGCCTTTATCCTGGCCGTTTACGTCTCGTACTACCTCCTCGGTGTCGGCCTGCTCTTCCTTGGGCAGTACATTCCCCTGTGGCTCGCTGGAATCTTCGCGATAGGCTTCGGAGTCTACACGATAGTCACTGGGATAATGGAGCGCTCGAGGATAGGCGACAAGGGGAAGATAAGAAAGAAGATATTCAGCGCCGACGCCACCTTTGCCGGTTCCTTTGCCCTCGGCGTCATTGTCTCGACGACGCTCCTGCCCTGTTCCGCCGGCAGTTACCTCGTCTACGCGACGATAATAGCCCACGGAAGCAGGGCCCTCGCGTTCTTCCTCCTGGCCCTCTACAACGTCATCTTCGTGCTCCCCCTCGTCGTAATACTCCTCGCCATGGGGAGCGTGAGCGAGAGCAAGCGCTTCTCACAGGCGATGGTCAGGCACAGCATGGAGCTCTCCGTCATCGCGGGATTTCTGCTCATTGCGATAGGAGTTTGGGTTTTATCTGGGGGTTCCTAA
- a CDS encoding thioredoxin family protein codes for MDELEMIRRKKMLELMKRAGMIEVKPKRKVVIEVITAPGCPYCPIAVQMAKELEGKYEGVVARELSVATSEGQRKAMEHNILGTPTILIDNRVEFIGVPNFAEFEKRVRGRLGLGTPR; via the coding sequence ATGGACGAGCTGGAGATGATAAGGAGAAAGAAGATGCTGGAACTTATGAAGCGAGCGGGCATGATTGAGGTAAAGCCGAAACGTAAGGTCGTCATCGAGGTCATAACAGCCCCGGGATGTCCATACTGCCCGATTGCCGTCCAGATGGCCAAAGAACTTGAGGGAAAGTATGAGGGTGTCGTGGCCAGGGAGCTCAGCGTTGCCACGTCCGAGGGGCAGAGGAAGGCCATGGAACACAACATCCTTGGAACGCCGACGATACTCATCGACAACAGGGTGGAGTTCATAGGGGTTCCGAACTTCGCGGAGTTCGAGAAAAGGGTCAGGGGACGGCTCGGGTTAGGAACCCCCAGATAA
- the hcp gene encoding hydroxylamine reductase produces MAVKVPNSGKEAGVLMRCDQCSMSLPGGCTFRGICGKDPDLNSLQEALIYGIKGTAAYYYHAYELGYRDDEIGFFLSKALYSTLTNVNFDKNRFLELILENGRIHLKAMELLDRAYTETYGNPEPVKVPTGTDEGHGILVTGHTYRALYELLKQIREMGLEDQIRVYTHSEMLPAHSYPEFRKFKSLYGNWGGSWVYQRKEFTEFPGAILGTSNCVQQPPKSYADRIFTTDIAGLEGVPHLENDYEPLIKRALETPKMERKEDGYIVTGFHHTNVLPLMDKLIELINEGKIRHVFVIGGCDVPNPKMSYYEKLTAMVPEDAIILSAACGKFRYNRRDYGEIEGIPRFMDFGQCNNVYSIIQIAGALAKELDVGLNELPVSIVLSWMEQKAIGILYSLLYLGIKGIYIGPKAPEFFTPNVFETLRKKFDLRLISEPEKDLKRMLNSTTAVSEDSPLLD; encoded by the coding sequence ATGGCCGTGAAGGTTCCGAACAGCGGAAAGGAAGCAGGCGTTCTGATGAGGTGCGACCAGTGTTCAATGAGCCTGCCGGGAGGGTGTACCTTCAGGGGAATCTGTGGCAAGGACCCTGACCTTAACTCCCTCCAGGAGGCCCTCATCTACGGAATAAAGGGAACCGCCGCCTACTATTATCACGCCTACGAGCTCGGCTACAGGGACGATGAAATCGGCTTCTTCCTGTCAAAGGCCCTCTACTCAACGCTCACCAACGTGAACTTCGACAAGAACCGCTTCCTTGAGCTCATCCTCGAGAACGGCAGGATACACCTCAAGGCTATGGAGCTTCTCGACAGGGCCTACACAGAGACCTACGGAAACCCGGAGCCGGTCAAGGTTCCGACCGGAACCGACGAGGGGCACGGAATTCTCGTCACCGGCCACACCTACAGGGCGCTCTACGAACTCCTCAAGCAGATTAGGGAGATGGGCCTCGAGGACCAGATTAGGGTCTACACACACTCCGAGATGCTCCCGGCCCATTCCTACCCGGAGTTCAGGAAGTTCAAGTCCCTCTACGGCAACTGGGGCGGTTCCTGGGTTTACCAGAGGAAGGAGTTCACCGAGTTCCCGGGAGCAATCCTCGGAACCAGCAACTGTGTCCAGCAACCACCGAAGAGCTACGCTGACAGGATTTTCACCACCGACATAGCGGGCCTTGAGGGCGTTCCCCACCTCGAGAACGACTACGAGCCCCTCATCAAGCGCGCGCTCGAGACGCCGAAGATGGAAAGGAAGGAGGACGGCTACATCGTCACCGGTTTCCACCACACCAACGTGCTCCCGCTCATGGACAAGCTCATCGAGCTGATAAACGAGGGCAAGATAAGGCACGTCTTCGTCATAGGTGGCTGTGACGTCCCCAACCCGAAGATGAGCTACTACGAGAAGCTCACCGCGATGGTGCCCGAAGATGCCATAATCCTCTCGGCCGCGTGCGGTAAGTTCCGCTACAACAGGCGCGACTACGGCGAAATCGAGGGAATACCGCGCTTCATGGACTTTGGCCAGTGTAACAACGTCTACTCGATAATCCAGATTGCCGGGGCGCTCGCGAAGGAGCTGGACGTCGGTCTCAACGAGCTTCCGGTCAGCATAGTCCTCAGCTGGATGGAGCAGAAGGCCATTGGAATCCTCTACAGCCTGCTATACCTCGGAATCAAGGGCATCTACATTGGACCAAAGGCTCCGGAGTTCTTCACGCCGAACGTCTTCGAGACCCTCAGGAAGAAGTTCGACCTCAGGCTCATAAGCGAGCCCGAGAAGGACCTGAAGAGAATGCTCAACTCCACCACCGCTGTGAGCGAGGACTCGCCCCTTCTCGACTGA
- a CDS encoding DUF438 domain-containing protein — MTELLSNRGQKKEALKALLLRIHNGEDVNSLKEEFRAVLSSISPLEIPIIEQELVKEGVSAKDIAKMCDLHVELFREAVKGTDEVEEKELPEGHPLWVRYMENREILKDAEMLNLYARTLATTRDERMREEILGVLEELVGNLRKVGFTHYNRDEMLTFPYIERRGLTAIATVLWTKHDEIRFMLKHLYGLLARRDEMPWEEFVERFKAKAGETSFALSDMVFRENNIYYPTLKALLSDGEWKAIRMQDDEIGYYKVNPPVWDPGEDVKPLHPWQINPELSAEELLSLPKEVQQALRGQPLEFDKGQLRREGDIDLGTGFVSVEEIKAIFEALPVDVTFIDRDDRVRFFSPGERIFTRTPSILGRPVQLCHPPKSVHIVNKILRAFKEGRKREATFWLRLGPKYVYIKYVPLFDRNGNYLGTLEITMDIGEYKRIEGEKRLLDWRD; from the coding sequence ATGACCGAATTGCTCTCAAACCGCGGGCAGAAGAAGGAAGCCCTGAAGGCCCTTCTCCTCAGGATTCATAACGGTGAGGACGTTAATTCGCTCAAGGAGGAATTCCGGGCAGTTCTAAGCTCGATATCTCCCCTTGAGATTCCAATCATCGAGCAGGAGCTCGTGAAGGAAGGCGTTTCCGCCAAGGACATCGCCAAGATGTGCGACCTTCACGTCGAGCTCTTCAGGGAGGCCGTGAAGGGAACGGACGAGGTTGAGGAGAAGGAACTTCCCGAGGGACATCCCCTCTGGGTTCGCTACATGGAGAACAGGGAAATCCTCAAGGACGCTGAGATGCTGAACCTCTACGCGAGAACCCTCGCAACGACGAGAGACGAGCGCATGAGAGAGGAAATCCTTGGAGTTCTGGAGGAGCTCGTGGGGAACCTCCGAAAGGTCGGCTTCACCCACTACAACCGCGACGAGATGCTGACGTTTCCCTACATTGAGAGGAGGGGTTTGACGGCCATAGCAACCGTTCTCTGGACGAAACACGACGAGATAAGGTTCATGCTAAAGCACCTTTACGGACTTCTGGCCCGGAGGGATGAGATGCCCTGGGAGGAGTTCGTGGAGCGCTTCAAAGCGAAAGCGGGCGAGACATCCTTTGCGCTGAGCGATATGGTCTTCAGGGAGAACAACATCTACTATCCAACCCTCAAAGCCCTCCTCAGCGACGGCGAGTGGAAGGCTATACGAATGCAGGACGACGAGATTGGTTACTACAAGGTGAACCCGCCTGTATGGGACCCCGGAGAGGACGTTAAACCTCTCCACCCCTGGCAAATTAACCCGGAGCTGAGCGCGGAGGAACTGCTAAGCCTTCCAAAGGAGGTTCAGCAGGCCCTTAGGGGCCAGCCCCTGGAGTTTGACAAAGGCCAGCTGAGGCGCGAGGGGGACATCGACCTCGGCACGGGCTTCGTGAGCGTCGAGGAGATTAAGGCGATATTCGAGGCCCTTCCCGTTGACGTTACCTTCATCGACAGGGACGACCGCGTTCGGTTCTTCTCCCCGGGCGAGAGGATATTCACGAGGACACCATCGATTCTCGGAAGGCCGGTCCAGCTCTGCCACCCTCCGAAGAGCGTTCACATCGTTAACAAAATTCTGAGGGCCTTCAAGGAGGGCAGAAAAAGGGAGGCAACGTTCTGGCTCAGGCTTGGCCCGAAGTACGTCTACATCAAGTACGTGCCCCTCTTTGACAGGAACGGAAACTACCTAGGAACCCTTGAGATTACGATGGACATCGGAGAGTATAAGAGGATAGAGGGCGAGAAGAGACTGCTCGACTGGAGGGATTGA
- a CDS encoding glutaredoxin: MKKAGVLLLLLVLLGFSAGCIGSNGTTSTSSTSTTAKPTYVDVNGTRIYLNEVHFYMYGMKTCPHCRHMHEWIPQEYGEKALTYYELVDNQTNMMLFNELAQLTGITGVPAIAITYNGTLYAVIEGEFNVTATPEIIATAIKNDGVLLLTGKTYLLSYKDPKAKLVINALYTIFVKHQSVDVQKIFNELKANSTSTGNSTG, from the coding sequence ATGAAAAAGGCTGGAGTGCTCCTACTGTTGCTGGTTCTCCTCGGTTTCTCCGCGGGCTGTATCGGGAGCAACGGCACAACGAGCACTTCTTCAACATCGACAACTGCAAAACCTACCTACGTTGACGTCAACGGCACGAGGATTTACCTGAACGAGGTTCACTTCTACATGTACGGCATGAAGACCTGCCCCCACTGCCGGCACATGCACGAGTGGATTCCCCAAGAGTACGGTGAGAAGGCCTTAACCTACTACGAGCTCGTGGACAACCAGACGAACATGATGCTCTTCAACGAGCTCGCCCAGCTCACGGGCATAACCGGCGTTCCGGCGATAGCGATTACCTACAACGGAACCCTCTACGCGGTCATAGAGGGAGAGTTCAACGTGACTGCAACTCCCGAAATAATCGCGACGGCAATCAAGAACGACGGCGTGTTACTCCTAACCGGCAAGACCTACCTGCTCTCCTACAAGGACCCCAAGGCCAAGCTCGTCATCAATGCCCTTTACACCATATTCGTGAAGCATCAGTCGGTGGATGTCCAGAAGATTTTCAATGAGCTGAAGGCCAACTCAACCTCGACCGGAAACTCGACGGGCTGA